In a single window of the Natronogracilivirga saccharolytica genome:
- the mdh gene encoding malate dehydrogenase: MKITVVGAGGNVGSTVALTIAQRDFAKEVIAVDLEIKKDDKSFFPSKGRALDQWQTAPVLNFDTRVRGTVDYEDTANSDICVITAGLPRKPGMSRDDLLSANMNIVKDVTEKLVKHSPDTIIVVVSNPLDLMTYVAWKASGLPATKVMGMAGILDTARYRAFLAEELNLSPKDIQALILGGHGDSMVPMPRYTTVSGIPVTHFIGKEKLDEIIERTKKGGGELVGLMGTSAWYAPGAAAAQMVEAIALDQNRIFPCAAYLDGEFGLKDLYVGVPVRLGREGIKEIVEIDLNDEEQELLNTSADHVRQGLEDLKRLS; the protein is encoded by the coding sequence ATGAAAATTACTGTAGTTGGAGCCGGCGGCAACGTAGGATCAACCGTTGCCTTGACCATAGCTCAAAGAGATTTTGCAAAAGAAGTCATCGCCGTTGACCTGGAGATAAAAAAAGATGACAAATCCTTTTTCCCATCCAAGGGCCGTGCCCTGGACCAGTGGCAGACAGCACCGGTACTCAACTTCGATACCCGTGTAAGAGGTACCGTTGATTATGAGGACACAGCCAATTCCGATATCTGTGTTATCACCGCCGGACTGCCGCGGAAGCCGGGTATGAGCCGGGACGACCTGCTCAGTGCCAACATGAACATAGTAAAAGATGTTACCGAGAAGCTGGTCAAGCATTCACCGGACACGATCATCGTAGTGGTATCCAACCCGCTTGACCTGATGACCTATGTTGCCTGGAAAGCCAGCGGACTTCCCGCCACCAAAGTAATGGGTATGGCAGGAATTCTTGACACAGCCCGTTATCGTGCCTTCCTCGCCGAGGAGCTGAATCTTTCCCCGAAAGACATCCAGGCCCTCATTCTTGGCGGACACGGTGATTCCATGGTCCCCATGCCGCGTTACACCACGGTTTCCGGTATTCCTGTGACCCACTTTATCGGCAAGGAAAAGCTTGATGAAATCATTGAGCGCACCAAGAAAGGCGGCGGTGAACTTGTAGGGCTGATGGGAACTTCGGCATGGTATGCACCGGGCGCTGCGGCAGCGCAGATGGTTGAAGCGATTGCCCTCGACCAGAACAGAATCTTCCCTTGTGCGGCTTACCTTGATGGTGAGTTCGGACTCAAGGATCTGTATGTCGGCGTGCCTGTCCGTCTGGGCCGCGAAGGCATCAAAGAGATCGTTGAGATTGATCTGAACGATGAGGAGCAGGAGCTTCTGAACACCTCGGCCGATCATGTAAGACAAGGCCTCGAAGATCTCAAGCGCCTTTCGTGA
- a CDS encoding NYN domain-containing protein gives MSKYGIYVDAVSVTMNGGYGLRYDILRKFAGRDGSRASRLNVYLAYDRSRAKEDENYQAKTSRFCEVLRDFQYKVIERPVDRLIDPDTGEVISQGVVDVDMAVDAMSQARELDRMVLLTHNEKFTRLVNAMQDNGCRVELIGFDNMDAALKRQVDLYVSGYVIPGLLPVKSPYEWGSVGSRVRGVCYDFSHNDGYGFMRYLAKINDKLWITDSRSPDSPYCTVFAHVSQFEADFDTSFLPSRELIFEFDLVENDKGLVAQNIVLVSAP, from the coding sequence ATGAGTAAATACGGCATCTACGTGGACGCAGTCAGTGTAACAATGAATGGTGGTTATGGCCTGCGCTACGATATCCTAAGAAAATTTGCCGGAAGAGATGGCAGCAGAGCATCCCGGCTGAACGTCTATTTGGCTTACGACCGCAGCCGGGCCAAAGAAGACGAAAACTACCAGGCAAAAACTTCCAGATTCTGCGAAGTGCTCCGGGATTTTCAGTACAAGGTTATCGAACGCCCGGTTGACCGCCTTATTGATCCCGATACCGGAGAAGTTATCTCCCAGGGAGTTGTAGATGTGGATATGGCAGTGGATGCCATGTCCCAGGCACGGGAGCTGGACCGCATGGTTCTGCTGACCCATAATGAAAAATTCACCCGGCTGGTCAATGCCATGCAGGATAACGGGTGCCGCGTTGAGCTCATCGGTTTTGACAACATGGATGCCGCGCTGAAACGCCAGGTCGATCTCTATGTATCGGGATATGTTATTCCCGGCCTGCTGCCCGTAAAATCACCTTACGAATGGGGCTCGGTAGGATCCCGAGTACGCGGTGTTTGCTATGACTTTTCCCATAACGACGGTTATGGCTTCATGCGCTATCTGGCAAAGATCAATGACAAACTGTGGATTACGGATTCACGCTCACCGGATTCCCCCTATTGTACCGTTTTTGCACATGTGTCACAATTTGAGGCCGATTTTGACACCAGTTTTCTCCCCAGCAGGGAGTTGATCTTTGAATTTGACCTTGTCGAGAATGACAAGGGACTGGTTGCCCAGAATATCGTTCTGGTATCTGCGCCCTGA